A stretch of the Maridesulfovibrio bastinii DSM 16055 genome encodes the following:
- a CDS encoding non-ribosomal peptide synthetase, translating into MTALELVTSLGEKGVVLWAEEGSLRFRGPKSVITSEIKAELAAVKPEIIELLDKRESGLPVLEHNAEEAGKPFPLTDLQGAYFVGRSGVYNHGGTSCHGYFELELARLDTARLTKCWQSLVERHPMLRAVFLPDATQRILDTVPAYEILETDLSGFSEKEHEQGLDAIRNRMSHQHFDAEQWPLFDLHVSHNLEKSILHVSIDLLIADYLSISIIMEELGILYNDPEVRLKPLDVTFRDVLSAEKELAGSEAWERDREYWKKRISSFPGAPDLPVISKEAAQPYFVRRRTVFDSTDYEALSTLAAEKNMTLGGVLLAVFAEVVGRFSATSHFALNLTVLNRLPWHEDIMKLVGDFTSVNLLEVKRRRGESFLEFAKELQAQLWEDLDHRLFGGVSVLRELSREKGSTVLMPVVFTNTVGVGAGQDPNGFFKQGRMVNGISQTPQLWLDCQVMEVGGELHIQWDCLEEVFPQGMLNNMFSAFCGKIKELLGDQKIWDNPLNIPLPQQQLEVRSAVNETVENYAVDNLYALFARQARLNPQSVAVLSADKELSYSEVEQLGGGVGKSLLDKGLSTGENVAVLLEKNWMQPVAVLGVLSAGGVYIPLDPKWPEKRLQHILDEAGVRFVLISENQADHFKSLQGVDLIYVDKVDKISGGCNTAPADTPAYIIYTSGSTGEPKGVVINHDAAANTLLDINERFGITEKDRVLAVSKLSFDLSVYDIFGAFTAGGAVVIPSQHGITDPAAWVDAARSFKATVWNSVPALYEMMLEYGENTGLFPEQLRIAMLSGDRIPLSLPDRSRRNLKNTEIHSLGGATEASIWSIHYPITEVSADWAGIPYGKPLANQTFYVLNDLLEPCPDYVPGELYIGGKGVASGYFNDSERTAESFITLPETGERIYKTGDIGCMHPDGNILFLGRKDSQVKVRGHRIELGEIETCIRNSPGIEEAVAVVHSEQSGNPHLMAFAVPERSENSADLIRWEAVKQSASAVIEKWNTETDLSRMRAFFDQMDTGALMAIRKFLSSRPVFSEEKWSSFDKLMVEFEIPERFSQLFRRILDTLNAYGFIEKKGQMYGNLSFADEGMLTAAWDELAQMHKHFLYGQELMNLLRTGAMHFEELLLDKADPLQLLYPEGRTDVAVAVQFNFTSNLMNNLIISSVLSVSEKHSSDNPMRIFEVGAGVGGTSNSLIPELPAEKCHYTYSDLSNFFLNAARERYKEYPFMEYVAFDINGKIEDQGIVRGSYNVVIASNVLHNAVVAGDVLRNLRGLLAPGGWLIFIESTRDNLSVMTSMEFLNDLYHFEDERKKRNSPFLPAGRWAELLAEAGADRVSYFPQEGDPLSRVGQTVFIARFGGSDSMPAKEDILKSVRDNLPDYMVPAQLELVSALPVTSNGKIDRKALKSSAAGIEVKTDSSAELLDPVEIELIEMVKKLLRVDNIGVEDDFYAVGGDSLLLTQLVAKMRDAFGNDILGWDETLRFAVQNSNMRSLAAFIRQKKEEASGGNNADEGLNAEKKSSDVVEISLQKGGDNSPELFLIPDGTATISGFSDVLELIDHDLNISALTPASVDSYLSIPASELITSLAEQNAVLLEKKTTPPFICGYCMGGLVALETARILEEQGRSVAGVAVINSVKPPYTINDSLLTYLTFIQLIGISPDSMGIDVHEIGGAVKAVTAEGSDIFEGSVLSHLKQDSSTYAACRLIAAMSEEERLARSFDLYNHSPAYGGPMPLNRLSGIFKIVSHSIQGVNAHIPKPMQSRVALFRRKEEDTFLIPLGRLMGEFWKTNALGGVSVEELPGNHWSSMHGQGAVLLADQLSLFTGRPKK; encoded by the coding sequence ATGACTGCTCTTGAACTGGTAACATCTCTTGGAGAGAAAGGTGTTGTTTTGTGGGCGGAGGAAGGCTCCTTGCGCTTTCGCGGCCCTAAATCAGTGATAACTTCAGAAATAAAAGCGGAACTGGCGGCAGTAAAACCGGAAATTATTGAGCTGCTTGATAAAAGAGAGAGCGGACTTCCGGTTCTTGAACATAATGCAGAGGAAGCCGGAAAACCTTTCCCTCTTACTGATTTGCAGGGAGCATATTTTGTAGGAAGGTCAGGAGTCTATAATCATGGTGGCACCTCCTGCCACGGATATTTTGAGCTTGAACTTGCACGCCTTGATACTGCTCGGCTCACAAAATGCTGGCAGAGCCTTGTTGAAAGGCACCCGATGTTAAGAGCTGTATTTCTGCCTGATGCCACCCAGCGGATTCTTGATACTGTTCCTGCTTATGAGATTCTGGAAACAGATTTATCAGGATTTTCTGAAAAGGAACATGAACAAGGATTGGATGCTATCCGCAACAGGATGTCACACCAGCATTTTGACGCAGAGCAGTGGCCCCTGTTTGATCTGCATGTTTCGCATAATTTAGAAAAATCCATCCTGCATGTGAGCATTGACTTACTTATTGCTGATTATCTGAGCATCAGCATCATTATGGAAGAACTCGGTATCCTTTATAATGATCCAGAAGTCCGGTTAAAGCCACTTGATGTAACTTTCAGAGATGTGCTTAGCGCTGAAAAAGAGCTTGCCGGCAGTGAAGCATGGGAACGGGATAGAGAATATTGGAAAAAACGCATTAGTTCCTTCCCCGGCGCCCCTGATTTACCCGTAATTTCCAAAGAAGCTGCACAACCTTATTTCGTGCGCCGCCGTACTGTTTTTGATTCCACTGACTACGAAGCTCTTTCAACATTGGCAGCGGAAAAAAACATGACACTTGGCGGAGTGCTGCTTGCTGTTTTTGCTGAAGTTGTAGGTCGTTTTAGTGCGACCAGTCATTTTGCATTGAACCTTACGGTGTTGAATCGTCTTCCATGGCATGAAGATATAATGAAACTGGTGGGTGATTTTACTTCTGTGAATCTGCTTGAAGTCAAGCGCAGGAGAGGGGAATCATTTCTCGAATTTGCAAAGGAACTCCAGGCACAGCTGTGGGAGGATCTGGACCACAGATTATTTGGCGGGGTCAGCGTACTTCGTGAATTAAGCCGTGAAAAAGGTTCTACAGTCCTTATGCCGGTGGTTTTCACCAATACTGTTGGTGTTGGTGCCGGACAGGATCCAAACGGGTTCTTTAAACAGGGCAGAATGGTTAACGGTATTAGCCAGACTCCGCAGCTATGGCTGGATTGTCAGGTTATGGAAGTAGGCGGCGAACTTCATATTCAGTGGGATTGCCTTGAAGAAGTCTTCCCTCAGGGAATGCTTAATAATATGTTTTCAGCATTTTGCGGGAAGATCAAAGAGCTGCTCGGTGATCAAAAAATATGGGATAACCCCTTAAATATTCCACTGCCGCAGCAACAGCTTGAAGTAAGGTCCGCAGTTAACGAAACCGTGGAGAATTACGCTGTCGATAATCTTTATGCATTATTTGCTCGTCAGGCCCGTTTAAATCCGCAGTCCGTGGCAGTTCTTTCAGCTGATAAGGAGCTAAGCTACAGCGAAGTGGAGCAGCTTGGCGGAGGTGTTGGAAAAAGCCTTCTGGATAAAGGTCTTTCAACCGGTGAAAATGTTGCGGTACTTTTAGAAAAAAATTGGATGCAGCCTGTAGCAGTTCTTGGAGTGCTCAGCGCCGGAGGTGTTTATATACCGCTCGATCCCAAATGGCCTGAAAAGCGTTTGCAGCATATTCTGGATGAGGCTGGAGTACGGTTTGTTCTTATATCGGAAAATCAGGCTGACCACTTTAAATCACTTCAGGGTGTCGATTTAATTTATGTTGATAAAGTGGATAAAATTTCAGGTGGTTGCAATACGGCTCCGGCTGATACTCCTGCCTATATTATCTATACTTCAGGCTCTACAGGGGAACCAAAGGGCGTTGTAATCAATCATGATGCGGCAGCCAACACCCTGCTGGATATCAACGAACGGTTTGGAATAACAGAGAAGGATAGAGTCCTTGCAGTTTCAAAATTAAGTTTTGACTTATCTGTTTATGATATTTTCGGAGCTTTTACCGCAGGCGGGGCCGTGGTTATTCCCAGTCAGCACGGTATTACAGATCCTGCCGCGTGGGTTGATGCCGCCCGTAGTTTTAAAGCAACAGTCTGGAATTCCGTCCCGGCATTGTATGAAATGATGCTGGAGTATGGTGAAAATACAGGTTTGTTTCCAGAACAACTGCGCATCGCAATGTTAAGTGGTGACAGGATACCGCTGTCACTTCCTGATAGATCGCGCAGAAATCTTAAAAATACTGAAATTCACAGCCTTGGCGGAGCCACGGAAGCTTCTATCTGGTCAATCCATTATCCCATAACAGAAGTCTCTGCTGACTGGGCCGGCATACCTTATGGCAAGCCTCTGGCAAACCAGACTTTTTATGTTCTGAATGATCTGCTTGAACCTTGCCCCGATTATGTTCCGGGTGAATTGTATATTGGTGGAAAAGGTGTTGCTTCAGGCTATTTCAATGATTCTGAGAGAACCGCTGAATCCTTCATAACTTTGCCGGAAACTGGTGAAAGAATTTATAAAACAGGCGATATCGGGTGCATGCATCCCGATGGCAATATTCTTTTTTTAGGCCGTAAAGATTCGCAGGTGAAAGTGCGTGGTCACCGTATTGAGCTTGGCGAAATAGAAACATGCATTCGAAATTCCCCGGGCATTGAAGAAGCAGTTGCGGTTGTCCACAGCGAGCAGTCCGGAAATCCGCATTTAATGGCTTTTGCCGTTCCTGAACGCAGTGAAAACAGTGCTGACCTGATCCGCTGGGAGGCCGTGAAACAATCTGCTTCAGCTGTTATTGAAAAATGGAATACTGAAACTGATCTAAGCAGAATGCGGGCCTTTTTTGATCAGATGGATACTGGCGCGCTTATGGCCATAAGAAAATTTTTGAGCAGCAGGCCCGTGTTTTCAGAAGAAAAGTGGTCCTCTTTTGATAAACTTATGGTCGAGTTTGAAATTCCGGAAAGATTCTCCCAACTATTCAGGCGTATTCTGGATACTCTCAATGCTTATGGATTTATTGAGAAAAAAGGCCAGATGTACGGAAATCTCTCTTTTGCGGATGAAGGTATGCTGACAGCCGCATGGGATGAGCTTGCGCAGATGCATAAGCATTTTCTGTATGGTCAGGAGTTAATGAACCTGTTGCGGACCGGAGCTATGCATTTTGAAGAGCTGCTGCTTGATAAAGCTGATCCCCTCCAGCTTTTGTACCCTGAGGGCCGGACAGATGTTGCTGTTGCCGTGCAGTTCAATTTCACCAGCAACCTGATGAACAATCTGATAATTTCCTCAGTCCTTTCTGTCTCGGAAAAACATTCCAGTGATAACCCCATGAGGATTTTTGAAGTCGGGGCCGGTGTCGGCGGAACCAGTAACAGCCTTATTCCGGAACTCCCGGCTGAAAAATGCCACTACACTTATTCCGATCTTTCCAATTTCTTTTTGAATGCGGCTCGCGAGCGCTATAAAGAATATCCTTTTATGGAATATGTCGCCTTCGACATAAACGGAAAGATTGAAGATCAGGGAATTGTCCGTGGCAGTTATAACGTGGTTATTGCCAGCAATGTTCTGCACAATGCCGTAGTTGCCGGTGATGTTCTGCGTAACCTGCGGGGACTGCTTGCTCCGGGCGGCTGGCTCATTTTCATTGAGTCAACCAGAGACAATCTGAGTGTTATGACTTCAATGGAGTTTTTAAACGATCTCTATCATTTTGAAGATGAACGTAAAAAAAGAAATTCTCCGTTTCTTCCTGCCGGTCGCTGGGCTGAACTGCTGGCAGAGGCCGGAGCCGATAGAGTTTCCTATTTCCCGCAGGAAGGTGACCCGCTTTCCAGAGTAGGGCAGACGGTTTTTATTGCCCGTTTCGGCGGCAGTGATTCCATGCCCGCTAAAGAAGATATTCTTAAATCTGTCAGGGATAATCTGCCTGATTACATGGTTCCCGCACAGCTTGAGCTGGTTTCTGCTTTACCGGTAACCTCCAATGGTAAAATAGATCGAAAGGCTTTGAAGTCCTCTGCTGCCGGAATTGAAGTTAAAACGGACAGCTCTGCGGAGTTGCTGGACCCCGTTGAAATTGAACTGATTGAGATGGTCAAAAAACTGCTCAGGGTTGATAACATCGGAGTAGAAGATGATTTTTATGCTGTCGGTGGAGATTCACTGCTTTTGACGCAGCTTGTGGCAAAAATGCGTGATGCTTTCGGCAACGATATACTCGGATGGGATGAAACTCTGCGTTTTGCAGTTCAAAACTCTAATATGAGATCTCTGGCCGCATTCATCCGGCAGAAGAAGGAAGAAGCCTCCGGCGGCAACAATGCTGATGAAGGTCTCAATGCTGAAAAGAAGTCTTCCGATGTTGTTGAGATTTCTTTGCAGAAAGGCGGAGATAACTCTCCTGAGTTATTTCTTATTCCTGATGGAACCGCTACTATTTCAGGGTTTAGCGATGTCCTTGAATTGATTGACCATGATTTAAATATCTCTGCTTTAACCCCTGCTTCCGTTGATTCATACCTTTCAATTCCGGCATCCGAGCTGATTACTTCTCTGGCAGAACAGAATGCCGTGCTTCTGGAAAAGAAAACAACGCCTCCTTTTATCTGCGGATATTGCATGGGAGGTCTTGTCGCACTTGAAACCGCCAGAATTCTGGAAGAGCAGGGACGCAGTGTTGCAGGGGTTGCGGTCATTAATTCCGTCAAGCCTCCATATACCATAAATGACAGTCTGCTCACCTATCTGACCTTTATCCAGCTTATAGGGATTTCTCCTGATTCAATGGGCATTGATGTTCATGAAATAGGCGGAGCCGTAAAAGCTGTTACTGCTGAAGGTTCCGATATTTTTGAAGGTTCCGTATTGAGTCATTTGAAGCAGGATTCTTCCACTTACGCGGCGTGTCGCTTGATAGCGGCAATGTCCGAGGAAGAGCGTTTAGCAAGATCTTTTGATCTTTATAATCATTCTCCTGCTTATGGCGGACCAATGCCACTCAACCGTCTGAGCGGAATTTTTAAAATCGTCAGTCACAGCATTCAGGGTGTTAATGCCCATATACCGAAACCGATGCAGAGCAGGGTGGCTCTGTTCAGACGCAAGGAAGAAGATACCTTTCTTATTCCACTTGGCAGGTTGATGGGTGAGTTCTGGAAGACAAATGCACTGGGTGGTGTTTCTGTTGAGGAATTACCCGGAAATCACTGGAGCAGCATGCACGGTCAGGGAGCTGTGCTGCTTGCCGATCAGTTGAGCCTTTTTACAGGCAGGCCAAAAAAATGA